Proteins encoded in a region of the Triticum dicoccoides isolate Atlit2015 ecotype Zavitan chromosome 3A, WEW_v2.0, whole genome shotgun sequence genome:
- the LOC119269178 gene encoding TNF receptor-associated factor homolog 1b-like isoform X3 — translation MLGDALGDDDQSVSGDSMSEWRSCDQIDNGSPSTSPPFWDTDGEDDDPGPCPSNLFGRHTWRIQNFSKEKKREMKSEPFEAGGFKWYILVYPQGCDVSNHLSLFLCVADHDKLLPGWSQFAQFTIAVGNLDPKKVKYSDTLHKFWKKEHDWGWKKFMELSKIQDGFLVNDVLEIIAQVQVIREKVDRPFRCLERPYRRELLRVYMTNIEQIYRRFVEEHRSKLSNLIEDKMRWSGFCAFWLAIDTSTRYRMSREKSDVILKIIVKHFFVEKEVTSTLVMDSLHTGLKALEHQCRGKKGRGKLMDLEELSAPMVHVDMDTFALTGDVLALLERAALEPLPCQPLSPKDDKCSQSRTKAGSSGEVKVSIEHEEKRLTEFGQKILETFVLSHIFSGIEVAYQEAVSLKRQEELIREEEEAGLLENEMKGKRNNTTEKEKRAKKKQAKQKKNNRKVKDKDREEKSDSNFAEKDQDESTIHDSEYSKQAGQVAMKVDTSEEGASDISDNLDGSAEACQTDAGDKISQPVNGVNDVGIETKNVHTGKNSTVEHKPLPCLSESATMNIMQDKRNNLLDSSSQKSLHRGKTPRTRAISSKNVPKDEDDLPSSTTGGSDRNTSGCGPAPKPDQETVLITLKDRLRKLGTRLHEKENEGRKLEGHLEKKAAAEAVSSSSSSSSLEKTPNVVNRPEQPSVTSTDASMYAPPHSQPVITNGANGAIPATPKTTVSTKSGPTVAPSKVKPALNLKIDRATSVTPRPLPVDKAATLPSSLSLANKAIPVPPQSSAPWVAKAAKGIPAPPKPSAQANKVTKAAPVPMKSPTPQVEKVAKAIPALSKSPAPQVNKVAPPNAAPRQLPSVSYSEARKSAVPKKIVGTSVPRTSTAVSRPSSAPLFQAPRSTLPPIPGAQVPPSQSRSLTASRRSSNEPSAPVPSYVPQSYRNAIIGKGSLDATLSSSDKVTSTGQSNGISQPLSAYALGTSAMLPPVGRNGQLPGNQGFISGQGKLDTLDSWHPWKGISDAKEHMPRDDTTYQQMTNGDARIRPWSDNSYQQASNSGTEEQGRFGGIQHRQFQSEIPTNFDSHQLQGSVGEEFPHLGIINDLLEEEQSNVSMAEPPIHEYHPFGVPFSPGGNFAEADMTSSSSGQLNLNGHYYDRLNALHRLGEGQFSTLGAYTNGMADSFSSKPWLYSYPNPMVHPGVNGFSQQMGDYNNYASGRANEEYMYRRANGQW, via the exons ATGTTAGGTGATGCGTTGGGGGATGATGATCAGAGTGTGTCTGGTGATTCCATGTCTGAATGGCGGTCCTGCGACCAGATCGACAATGGGAGCCCGTCAACGTCCCCTCCCTTCTGGGACACTGATGGCGAAGATGATGATCCTG GGCCCTGTCCTTCAAATTTATTCGGGCGACATACTTGGAGAATTCAGAACTTctcaaaggagaagaagagagaaATGAAAAGTGAACCATTTGAAGCTGGTGGTTTTAAGTG GTACATTCTAGTTTACCCTCAAGGGTGTGATGTCTCCAATCACTTGTCATTGTTTCTATGTGTTGCTGATCATGACAAACTCCTTCCAG GATGGAGCCAGTTTGCACAGTTCACCATAGCTGTGGGCAATCTTGATCCTAAGAAAGTTAAATATTCTG ACACCTTGCACAAATTCTGGAAGAAGGAGCATGATTGGGGATGGAAGAAGTTCATGGAGTTGTCAAAGATCCAAGATGGTTTTCTTGTTAATGATGTTCTCGAAATCATAGCCCAAGTTCAAGTTATCAG GGAGAAAGTGGACCGCCCGTTTCGTTGCCTTGAGCGTCCTTATCGACGAGAATTACTCCGTGTCTATATGACAAATATAGAGCAAATTTACCGCCGTTTTGTTGAAGAACACAGAAGTAAACTTAGCAACCTCATTGAGGACAAAATGAGATGGTCCGG TTTTTGTGCTTTCTGGCTTGCAATTGACACAAGCACAAGATATCGCATGTCCAGAGAGAAGAGCGACGTCATATTGAAAATAATTGTGAAGCATTTCTTTGTAGAGAAAGAAGTCACTTCAACACTAGTTATGGACTCCCTGCATACGGGGCTGAAGGCACTTGAGCACCAGTGCAGGGGAAAGAAAGGTAGAGGAAAATTAATGGACTTGGAGGAGTTATCTGCGCCTATGGTCCATGTTGACATGGACACATTTGCTTTAACTGGTGATGTCCTAGCTTTGCTTGAGAGGGCAGCTTTAGAACCCTTGCCTTGTCAACCTCTATCTCCAAAGGATGACAAATGTTCCCAGAGCCGCACTAAG GCTGGTAGTTCTGGCGAAGTTAAAGTTTCGATTGAGCATGAAGAAAAGCGCCTAACAGAGTTTGGTCAGAAGATACTTGAAACATTTGTTCTATCTCATATATTTAG TGGGATTGAGGTCGCTTATCAAGAAGCTGTCTCTTTGAAGAGGCAAGAAGAGCTTATTCGTGAAGAGGAAGAAGCTGGGCTCCTTGAAAATGAGATGAAGGGGAAGCGCAACAATACCACTGAAAAGGAGAAGCGTGCAAAGAAAAAACAG GCCAAACAAAAAAAGAACAATCGGAAGGTTAAAGACAAGGATAGAGAGGAAAAATCTGATTCAAATTTTGCAGAGAAGGATCAAGATGAAAGCACAATTCATGATAGTGAGTATTCTAAGCAGGCAGGACAAGTAGCCATGAAAGTTGATACCTCCGAAGAAGGTGCTTCAGACATCTCAGACAATTTAGATGGATCAGCTGAGGCATGTCAAACTGATGCAGGTGACAAAATTTCACAACCTGTGAATGGGGTGAATGATGTTGGTATTGAGACGAAAAATGTGCATACTGGGAAGAACTCTACCGTGGAGCACAAGCCACTGCCGTGTTTATCGGAATCTGCTACTATGAACATTATGCAAGACAAAAGAAATAACTTGCTAGACAGTTCTAGTCAGAAATCACTTCATAG AGGGAAAACTCCACGGACGAGGGCCATAAGCAGCAAGAACGTTCCTAAAGATGAGGATGATCTCCCCTCTAGCACTACTGGTGGTTCAGACCGCAATACATCTGGCTGTGGACCAGCACCAAAGCCTGACCAGGAGACTGTTCTAATCACCTTAAAAGATAGGCTTCGGAAGCTTGGGACACGCCTACATGAG AAGGAAAATGAGGGCAGGAAACTAGAGGGACATTTGGAAAAGAAAGCAGCAGCTGAGGCagtgtcctcatcatcctcatccAGTTCTTTGGAAAAGACTCCTAATGTTGTGAACAGACCAGAGCAACCTTCCGTGACTAGTACTGATGCAAGTATGTATGCACCACCTCATTCTCAACCTGTCATCACCAATGGTGCTAACGGAGCCATTCCAGCAACGCCTAAAACCACCGTAAGCACAAAATCTGGACCTACTGTTGCTCCAAGTAAGGTCAAACCAGCTTTGAATCTGAAAATAGATAGAGCTACTTCAGTCACCCCAAGACCGCTGCCAGTTGATAAAGCTGCTACACTTCCTTCAAGCTTGTCACTAGCAAACAAAGCTATTCCAGTTCCCCCCCAGTCGTCTGCACCATGGGTTGCTAAGGCCGCAAAAGGTATTCCAGCCCCCCCAAAACCATCTGCACAGGCTAATAAGGTTACTAAAGCTGCTCCAGTTCCCATGAAGTCACCTACACCACAGGTTGAAAAAGTTGCTAAAGCTATTCCAGCTCTTTCTAAATCGCCTGCACCTCAGGTTAATAAGGTCGCGCCACCTAATGCAGCACCACGGCAGTTGCCTTCGGTGTCTTATTCAGAAGCTCGAAAAAGTGCAGTTCCTAAAAAGATTGTTGGCACTTCTGTTCCGCGAACTTCTACTGCAGTATCAAGGCCTTCAAGTGCTCCTCTGTTCCAGGCACCAAGGTCAACTTTGCCACCCATACCCGGAGCTCAAGTTCCCCCATCACAGTCACGTTCGTTGACTGCATCTAGACGATCCAGCAATGAGCCCTCTGCTCCTGTGCCAAGTTATGTACCGCAGTCCTACCGAAATGCCATCATCGGTAAGGGTAGTCTTGATGCTACCTTGTCAAGTTCTGATAAGGTAACCTCTACAGGCCAAAGCAATGGGATTTCGCAGCCACTATCAGCATATGCATTGGGAACATCTGCCATGTTGCCTCCTGTTGGAAGGAATGGCCAGTTACCCGGTAATCAAGGATTCATATCTGGGCAGGGCAAGTTGGATACCCTTGATAGCTGGCACCCATGGAAAGGTATCAGTGATGCTAAAGAACACATGCCGAGGGATGATACTACATACCAACAGATGACCAATGGTGATGCACGCATACGCCCATGGAGTGACAATTCTTATCAGCAAGCAAGCAACAGTGGAACAGAAGAACAAGGCAGATTTGGGGGAATTCAACATAGGCAGTTCCAGAGTGAGATTCCTACAAATTTTGACTCACACCAGCTGCAGGGTTCAGTGGGGGAGGAATTCCCGCATCTTGGCATCATCAATGACTTACTTGAGGAGGAACAAAGCAATGTGAGCATGGCAGAGCCTCCTATCCATGAATACCATCCATTTGGCGTGCCATTTTCTCCGGGAGGCAACTTCGCAGAGGCTGACATGACTTCAAGTAGTTCTGGCCAGTTGAACTTGAACGGCCATTACTATGACAGGCTGAATGCTCTACACAGACTGGGAGAGGGGCAATTTTCCACATTGGGTGCTTATACCAATGGAATGGCGGACTCCTTTTCATCCAAGCCTTGGCTGTATAGCTATCCTAATCCAATGGTGCATCCTGGAGTGAACGGGTTTTCGCAGCAGATGGGGGACTACAACAATTATGCAAGTGGGAGAGCGAATGAGGAATACATGTATCGCCGTGCCAACGGTCAATGGTGA